From Rhinoraja longicauda isolate Sanriku21f chromosome 30, sRhiLon1.1, whole genome shotgun sequence, a single genomic window includes:
- the spen gene encoding msx2-interacting protein isoform X5, which yields MGDRDLRTDYNEPGTIPSAARGLDDTVPIGTRTREVSGFRGGGGGPTYGPPPSLHGREGRYERRLDGASDNRERTYDHSAYGHHDRTTAGFDRPRHYEQDYYRDPRDRTIQHGVYYGSRSRSPTRFEAHDPRYEQRGREQFAISSVVHRDLYREDITREVRGRRQEKNYQHSRSRSPHSSRSGNQSPQRPSQGRSRRSPSGSGSRSRSSSSDSVSSSSSTSSDSSDSSSSSSDESPARSVQSAAVPAPPIQLPTPVEKDEPRKSYGIKVQNLPVRSTDTSLKDGLFHEFKKYGKVTSVQIHGASEERYGLVFFRQQEDQEKAMNASKGKLFFGMQIEVTAWTGPETESENEFRPLDDRIDEFHPKATRTLFIGNLEKTTTYGDLRNIFERFGEIVDIDIKKVNGVPQYAFLQYCDIASVCKAIKKMDGEYLGNNRLKVRKEKYSHLLIRNIHLSGIHSEILLGFGKSMPTNCVWLDGLSSNITEQYLSRHFCRYGPVLKIVLDRQKGMALVLYDEIECAQTAVQETKGRKIGGNRIKVDFANRESQLAFYRSMEVSGQDIRDLYEIFAERRQDRRGSYHEYPTDRAYFDTVRGPATVFPEDPRRDYRARSRDFYAEWDPYQGDYYDPRYYEDPREYRDYRDPYEQDIREYSYRQRERERERERYESDRERDHERRTCERSQSPTHSRRAQSCSASPTQSERHQSDSMDSERRIYSRSSDRSGSCSSLSPPRYDKVEKTDKIRPERYDKNEKEKDRLFEPERVDKRTQRKEKVEKLEKTKKIEKPEVEKPEKKEKTEKLKLRKMKPPTPSSPSSETDQEIDRDLNPDGQKGKTKQGKEKAEKDGASKNRLDLIPCVVLTRVKERETKVIEPLILEKSRGKPENDVVKSPPAEQNKVQLTRPDQTKTELSKVEPTRPKMLKEKLLASQIEIVDKEVKIKHKKNLKPEPCADAPNAMDIDKLEARKRRFADPTLRTDRQKLEVKRSSQEEEELRQGLKKQPELAPWREVGKEGDFDRRPVRKESLRREHRKIKQEKLIPAFSPREGLEPATVSVGIGWRPGVDIQSRISEPSEELVDVQEVGLKKVNTPKPLPKGVLQQLPPHLDEISGEGDMKRDERKRKYSGTEDTNDHKSTHEKSQTAEAEEKLGIDIDYTQSYRKQMEQNRKLKQQQEMEMAKSEKFNSPRKDNPDEFERRSLVHEVGKPPQDVTDDSPPVKRKKTDHFDFEISMKRERNYRSSRQQSEDSEKNVLSPGFRHILSYQDEDDNSVSPHQTLPHQTLPHQTLPPKEPKVFPKPDPTIQVPVKEEPLKCNSYESNKREQILDLSRVKITSQSSEEETARWETRLKLDASRSDVSFPSSIIKRDGIRKRSVRELEPGEVPSDSDEDNEHKSHSPKASTSFESSRLPLFLRNREDDRISDLKLSGSLERNKFYSFALDKTITPDTKALLERAKSLSSSREENWSFLDRDSRFANFRKDKDKEKVESAPRPIPSWYMKKKKIRTDSDGKMDEKKEDHKEDEQERQELFASRFLHSSIFEQDSKRLQHLERKDDELDVISGKFFGRQGSVDGSNSSVELIQEPVVLFHSRFVELTRMQQKEKEKDQKPKELERREVEKEVQPKTPESAPESEVVNTLPLFRALIPQPPSVVPQPVPLEQQEAILNKVVHEASVVENVNSSSADNRTEFASAADALKSVVSVSPCEEAEPTVNKQLDANVTLNFVATEEEISIGEHPSYLNTKPPTPGGAEPQENCTNPETEVLELGSDSTKTSRKEVAPDEHKGDKNPSITVRLDVNQQEEHLEVQPQISDNEVDTEPSVGIKEKRSSQTKRTKTPLQAVTATIPEKPVTRKSERIDREKLKRSSSPRVDAQKLQEQKLEIERVSKNTAKSPSSAPESETLEPSLPLGRTRRRNVRSVYATIDDGPNLMKDSTDMSRSTRKRGDKELQEPSNLQTPPRRGRPPKSRRRPGDENPCFKADPVKQEVEETETKDSIENTKPVEGWKSPRSQKAAQSYPLPASAAFGSHVGKKAIKTESRTSEVCVDHRDDVAETLAEQGSNENIVKPSPEERAVAVDKKTDKNDGALENCPSDKNPGEVVEKGNLEKGSKSKCERGRNSKANDDKMCVRNLEIRLSTEELNVVKSDIETTGTVKKDSQKNDNQSPKLIKEETKNPFSEPPKSPEKDVPKRACSPEAVQRAKQIELERAVENIAKLTEIPTLHPYKDATNEPDVRPEEEIEKPAHQASETELAAAIDSIMADESAEPDNFPSTPRYSAEQTVAGIAEDQTVVPTPPDAIQPETDQAVVNIPESNNNVGTSGRLLAKTPPTNRPVSKIPSSDRGISKAPSSSQSVSKSPASAETLTPKVSPSVERNVSEVPSSTDMISKTPTSTNSVVTEVPAVIGSTSTESIISKASASLETVISKVPVTEESVLSKSTITVESVISKAPVSVESVISKAPASVESVVSETPVGIVRVVSPALPSDRLASKSSAVDSQSAVSVSSVSRSALLTTLAEAKDADMCLQQTENISQKTENPPKPEPAEVPRTPSRRGRSKPRISRRSRRGSTGRKGELADGNNSEPEPVPVSADVKQSTVTTETTLEKPTKVLVEALCIPKSETDNLARLEQCKPDEMKITAANKESVTEAISPQDPQHSLCNEDNKSAPYFKLKQHYDHTPEAQPKQSMPRVAINALPATTTAKISVTSAPILGTTHVSSGAVPDWISRHEGSRSCSTPPPAAPPPDTKASDLDTNSSTLRKILMEPKYVSATGAPTTFVTTAINEPLTSVRTEEAFPSAESNKLVLDEKPTLPPSTTAGQQLTEVLTFNEKEKHVGSLISPKVTSVISRMPPSIDHEEMAKVSMNSRGPVNLPSQSPSLPNMTLTKQKYRSSLTENSRYKLGTFIAEESRPVENMPLNQGSSPGLRVNTSEGVVVLSYSGQKTEGPQRISAPISQIPPASAVDIEFQQSVSKSQAKQEPVSQSQPVTKVSQTPTGYSNVIGTHSSSILTGHGGAPPYNTSPVISSIKQEHQILEKSESSLYSQPAAVKIVYNLLPNIITANKKGGEPVVPKIEPVKVTQQSTLSPGISPHHAALPCKMQSDSNHISSGRGTPTERALSLPVSIKQEPHSPHTSVHSPSSFPKVCQPSSTSSVSQSINANMVMNAGLSMAQFVPNVHLPEKSVIMPPHSVSQTQVVPLGHHSQGEVRMNAPSVPGIPYGIRPEAHHASTRAVLQSQMELRSQRSSTPQSTVIRDLCMPQISNQHQADEELLHYHGIRRGSAPLQPDVLVMQPDYRMHPGSLRLDQYNVPQEMLLRDVRMMYPPLTAVGDVHNESRQARTPEGSVKTPPASKTPQPAKEAPKPSEVKMAKSPHSEARLINVPPGLPMSQSVMVSHGVQLMHQVPSSFHDYPRVYQDLRNFHPSHLGGINPQFGGINMPSRSITPQGISEGEHVHPGVRSKTPQISQESRLSGQVELHSPHMQHLQRERVQPEANPTSYPSPTGVSMPIKHELSSPHQTLTPKQPSFISTQSSAPGAAPSPVISRTDHQTMAKSEPQASAGSQRPVDMVQLLTKYPIVWQGLLALKNDTAAVQLHFVSGNNVLAHRSLPASEGGPPLRIAQRMRLEATQLEGVARRMTVETDYCLLLALPCGRDQEDVVSQTESLKAGFISYLQLKQAAGIINVPNPGSNQPAYVLQIFPPCEFSESHLSRLAPDLLASISNISPHLMIVIASV from the exons TAGTGATTCAAGCAGCAGTTCCAGTGACGAGTCTCCAGCAAGATCCGTTCAGTCTGCTGCAGTCCCTGCACCACCAATTCAACTCCCGACACCTGTGGAAAAGGATGAACCACGCAAAAGCTATGGAATCAAGGTCCAAAACTTGCCAGTCCGTTCTACTG ACACAAGCCTTAAAGATGGTCTGTTCCATGAATTTAAGAAGTATGGGAAGGTAACATCTGTGCAGATCCATGGTGCTTCTGAAGAGCGCTATGGCCTTGTTTTCTTTCGACAACAAGAAGATCAGGAGAAAGCTATGAATGCGTCTAAGGGGAAGTTATTTTTTGGCATGCAGATTGAAGTCACTGCTTGGACTGGCCCAG AAACGGAAAGTGAGAATGAATTTCGACCACTGGATGACCGAATAGATGAGTTTCATCCCAAAGCCACAAGAACATTATTTATtggaaacctggagaaaaccacaaCCTATGGAGATCTTCGAAACATCTTTGAGCGCTTTGGGGAGATTGTG GATATTGACATCAAGAAGGTAAATGGGGTTCCTCAATACGCCTTCCTACAGTACTGTGACATTGCAAGTGTCTGCAAAGCCATCAAGAAAATGGACGGAGAGTACTTAGGAAATAATCGGCTCAAGGTCAGGAAGGAGAAATACAGTCATTTGCTTATCAGGAATATTCACTTATCAGGAATTCACAGTGAAATATTA CTGGGATTTGGAAAGAGTATGCCAACTAATTGTGTATGGCTGGATGGCCTATCTTCAAATATTACTGAACAATACTTGTCCAGACATTTTTGTCGTTATGGGCCTGTGCTCAAA ATTGTGTTGGATCGTCAGAAAGGAATGGCTCTGGTGTTGTACGATGAAATTGAATGCGCACAGACAGCGGTGCAGGAGACCAAGGGCAGGAAGATTGGAGGAAATAGAATAAAG GTGGATTTTGCAAATCGTGAGAGTCAGTTGGCATTTTATCGTTCAATGGAAGTCTCTGGGCAAGACATCAGAGATCTCTACGAAATCTTTGCTGAGCGAAGGCAA GATCGGAGAGGATCATACCATGAATATCCTACTGATCGAGCCTACTTTGATACGGTTAGGGGCCCGGCCACTGTATTCCCTGAAGATCCTCGGAGAGACTATCGTGCAAGAAGCAGAGATTTTTATGCCGAATGGGATCCTTACCAGGGCGATTATTATGATCCTCGCTACTATGAAGATCCACGGGAGTACAGAGACTACAGAGATCCCTATGAACAGGACATAAGGGAGTACAGTTATCGacagcgagagagggagagggagagggaacggTACGAATCTGATAGAGAGCGAGATCATGAAAGGCGGACTTGTGAACGAAGCCAAAGCCCAACACATTCGAGAAGAGCCCAGAGTTGTAGTGCTTCACCAACGCAATCTGAGAGGCACCAGAGTGACAGCATGGACTCGGAACGTAGAATATACAGTCGATCGTCAGATCGCAGTGGTAGTTGCAGCTCGCTGTCACCTCCTCGATATGATAAAGTTGAGAAGACTGACAAAATCCGACCAGAGCGTTATGATAAAAATGAGAAGGAGAAAGATCGGCTGTTTGAACCCGAAAGAGTTGATAAACGGACCCAAAGGAAAGAAAAGGTTGAGAAAttggaaaaaacaaaaaaaatcgaaAAACCTGAAGTGGAAAAACCAGAGAAGAAGGAGAAAACTGAGAAGCTCAAACTCCGCAAGATGAAGCCTCCAACTCCAAGTTCCCCATCTTCTGAAACAGACCAGGAAATAGACAGGGATCTAAATCCTGATGGACAAAAGGGTAAAACAAAACAAGGGAAGGAAAAAGCAGAGAAAGACGGGGCTTCAAAAAATCGTTTAGATTTAATTCCCTGCGTGGTGTTAACTCGtgtaaaagagagagagacaaaggtgATTGAACCCCTGATTTTGGAGAAGTCGAGAGGAAAGCCAGAGAATGATGTTGTCAAATCTCCTCCTGCAGAACAAAATAAAGTACAGTTAACACGACCTGATCAGACAAAGACAGAGCTGTCTAAAGTAGAGCCGACTAGGCCAAAAATGTTAAAAGAGAAACTGCTTGCCAGCCAAATAGAAATCGTGGACAAGGAAGTGAAAATTAAGCATAAAAAGAACCTCAAACCCGAACCGTGTGCTGATGCACCAAATGCAATGGATATTGACAAACTGGAAGCAAGGAAGAGGCGTTTTGCAGATCCAACTTTAAGAACAGACAGGCAGAAGTTAGAGGTTAAGCGAAGCAGTCAAGAGGAAGAGGAACTGCGTCAAGGTCTAAAGAAACAACCTGAGCTGGCTCCCTGGAGAGAAGTGGGTAAAGAAGGAGATTTTGACCGCAGACCGGTGCGGAAAGAATCGCTCAGACGAGAGCACAGAAAAATTAAGCAAGAAAAATTGATTCCAGCATTCAGCCCCAGGGAAGGGCTGGAGCCTGCCACTGTTTCTGTAGGGATTGGCTGGCGGCCTGGCGTGGATATACAGTCTAGAATAAGTGAGCCATCTGAAGAATTGGTGGATGTTCAAGAAGTTGGCTTGAAGAAAGTGAACACACCAAAACCTCTGCCTAAGGGTGTTCTTCAGCAACTGCCTCCACACCTTGATGAGATATCGGGAGAAGGAGATATGAAAAGAGATGAACGGAAGAGAAAATATAGTGGCACTGAAGACACAAATGATCACAAGTCCACCCATGAGAAATCGCAGACGGCTGAAGCAGAAGAGAAACTAGGGATTGATATTGATTACACTCAGAGTTATAGGAAACAAATGGAGCAGAACCGCAAACTGAAGCAGCAACAGGAGATGGAGATGGCAAAATCAGAGAAATTCAACAGCCCCAGAAAAGATAATCCAGACGAATTTGAGAGAAGAAGTTTGGTCCATGAAGTGGGGAAGCCACCTCAGGATGTCACAGACGACTCTCCTCCAGTTAAACGGAAGAAAACAGACCATTTTGATTTTGAAATTAGCATGAAAAGAGAGAGAAATTATAGGAGTTCTCGTCAGCAAAGTGAGGATTCTGAAAAAAATGTCCTTTCCCCTGGATTTCGACATATTCTGTCTTATCAGGATGAAGATGATAACTCAGTCTCTCCACATCAGACATTGCCACATCAGACGTTGCCCCATCAGACGTTGCCACCGAAAGAACCTAAAGTTTTTCCCAAGCCAGACCCCACTATTCAAGTTCCTGTTAAAGAAGAACCTTTAAAATGCAATTCTTATGAATCAAACAAACGAGAACAAATTTTGGACTTGTCCAGAGTTAAAATAACATCTCAGAGCTCTGAGGAGGAGACAGCCCGCTGGGAAACACGTTTGAAGCTAGATGCAAGTAGATCTGATGTGAGCTTTCCAAGTAGCATTATAAAACGCGATGGAATTCGCAAGCGTTCTGTGCGTGAGCTCGAACCAGGGGAGGTACCAAGCGATTCTGATGAGGATAATGAACATAAATCTCATTCACCAAAAGCCTCAACTTCTTTTGAAAGTTCTAGGTTGCCTTTGTTTCTACGAAATAGGGAGGATGATAGGATATCAGACTTGAAACTGTCGGGTTCTCTGGAAAGAAATAAATTCTATTCCTTTGCTCTTGACAAGACGATTACCCCGGACACCAAGGCTTTACTTGAAAGGGCAAAGTCTCTGTCATCATCCCGAGAAGAAAATTGGTCATTTCTGGATCGAGATTCCAGGTTTGCCAACTTTAGGAaagataaagataaggaaaaggtGGAATCGGCACCAAGGCCAATCCCCTCTTGGTAcatgaaaaagaaaaaaattagAACAGATTCTGACGGCAAAATGGACGAAAAAAAGGAAGACCACAAGGAAGACGAGCAAGAGAGGCAGGAACTATTTGCTTCCCGTTTCCTGCATAGCTCAATTTTTGAGCAGGATTCGAAACGCCTACAGCACCTTGAAAGAAAAGATGATGAATTGGATGTGATTTCTGGTAAATTCTTTGGAAGGCAAGGGTCTGTAGATGGCTCCAATAGCAGCGTAGAACTGATACAAGAACCCGTAGTCCTGTTTCACAGTCGGTTCGTTGAATTGACACGTATGCAACagaaagaaaaggaaaaggaTCAGAAACCGAAAGAACTTGAGCGACGAGAAGTTGAAAAAGAAGTTCAGCCTAAAACACCAGAATCTGCCCCTGAATCAGAGGTGGTGAATACTCTGCCGCTTTTTAGAGCTCTTATACCACAACCACCCTCAGTTGTTCCCCAGCCAGTTCCCCTTGAGCAACAAGAAGCAATTCTGAATAAAGTAGTGCACGAAGCCTCTGTGGTAGAAAATGTAAACTCCAGCTCTGCAGACAATCGTACGGAATTTGCCTCTGCAGCTGATGCCCTGAAATCTGTTGTTAGTGTGAGCCCTTGTGAAGAAGCAGAACCGACAGTGAACAAGCAATTAGATGCAAATGTTACTTTAAATTTTGTTGCTACTGAGGAGGAAATATCAATTGGAGAACATCCCTCTTACTTGAATACTAAACCACCAACTCCAGGGGGAGCTGAGCCACAAGAAAACTGCACAAATCCAGAAACGGAAGTGCTAGAACTTGGTTCAGATTCCACCAAAACTAGCAGAAAAGAAGTGGCACCTGACGAACACAAAGGAGATAAGAATCCTTCTATCACTGTCCGGTTAGATGTCAACCAGCAAGAAGAACACTTGGAGGTACAGCCACAGATTTCGGATAACGAAGTAGATACTGAACCGTCTGTAGGTATAAAAGAGAAAAGGTCTTCACAAACCAAAAGAACAAAGACTCCACTTCAGGCAGTCACTGCAACCATCCCGGAAAAGCCTGTCACGAGGAAAAGTGAGAGGATAGACCGTGAAAAGCTAAAGAGGTCATCATCACCTCGAGTTGACGCTCAGAAACTCCAGGAGCAGAAATTGGAGATAGAAAGAGTCTCAAAAAACACGGCAAAATCTCCAAGTTCTGCCCCAGAGTCTGAAACTTTGGAGCCAAGTTTGCCTTTAGGTAGAACAAGACGTAGAAATGTGCGATCGGTTTATGCGACTATTGATGACGGTCCAAATTTAATGAAAGACTCGACCGATATGTCACGGTCAACCAGGAAACGAGGTGATAAAGAACTTCAGGAACCATCAAATTTACAAACTCCGCCGCGGCGAGGCAGGCCTCCAAAGTCCCGCCGAAGACCAGGCGATGAGAATCCATGTTTTAAAGCTGACCCGGTGAAACAAGAAGTTGAAGAAACGGAAACAAAAGACAGCATTGAAAACACAAAACCAGTTGAAGGATGGAAGTCACCAAGATCACAGAAAGCCGCACAGAGTTATCCTTTACCCGCTTCAGCTGCTTTTGGCAGCCATGTTGGAAAGAAAGCCATTAAAACAGAATCAAGGACATCTGAGGTTTGTGTGGATCATAGAGACGATGTTGCAGAGACTTTGGCTGAGCAAGGCTCGAATGAAAATATCGTTAAACCCTCGCCAGAGGAACGGGCGGTGGCAGTtgacaaaaaaacagacaaaaaTGATGGTGCGTTAGAGAATTGTCCTTCAGATAAAAACCCTGGTGAAGTTGTAGAAAAGGGAAATTTGGAGAAAGGCTCCAAGTCAAAGTGTGAAAGAGGAAGGAATTCAAAGGCCAATGACGACAAAATGTGTGTACGAAATTTGGAAATAAGACTTAGTACCGAGGAGCTAAATGTTGTTAAAAGTGATATCGAGACGACTGGGACTGTAAAGAAAGATTCCCAGAAAAATGACAATCAGTCGCCTAAACTAATTAAAGAAGAAACAAAGAATCCATTTTCAGAACCACCAAAATCACCAGAAAAAGACGTCCCTAAACGTGCGTGTTCGCCAGAAGCTGTGCAGCGTGCTAAGCAGATAGAACTTGAGAGAGCAGTGGAGAACATTGCAAAATTAACAGAAATCCCAACTCTGCATCCTTACAAAGATGCTACAAATGAGCCGGATGTTAGACCAGAGGAAGAAATAGAAAAGCCTGCTCATCAAGCTAGTGAAACGGAGCTTGCAgctgccattgactccatcatgGCAGATGAATCAGCAGAACCCGACAACTTCCCGTCTACTCCAAGATATTCTGCTGAACAAACTGTGGCAGGCATCGCTGAAGATCAGACTGTGGTCCCTACACCCCCAGATGCAATACAGCCTGAAACTGATCAGGCTGTTGTAAATATACCAGAGTCAAATAACAATGTTGGCACCTCGGGACGACTGTTGGCAAAAACACCACCCACAAATCGTCCAGTATCAAAGATCCCATCTTCAGATCGTGGCATTTCTAAAGCCCCATCCTCAAGCCAGTCAGTTTCTAAATCTCCTGCATCAGCAGAGACTTTGACTCCAAAGGTTTCCCCCTCGGTAGAAAGAAATGTTTCTGAAGTTCCCTCTTCAACAGACATGATATCtaaaactcctacctcaacaaacaGCGTTGTGACTGAAGTTCCTGCAGTAATAGGTTCCACCTCAACAGAGAGTATAATTTCTAAAGCTTCAGCTTCATTAGAAACCGTGATTTCTAAAGTTCCTGTCACAGAGGAGAGCGTTTTATCTAAAAGTACCATTACAGTAGAGAGTGTAATATCTAAAGCACCTGTCTCTGTGGAAAGTGTGATTTCCAAAGCTCCTGCCTCAGTGGAGAGTGTGGTTTCTGAAACTCCCGTTGGAATAGTGAGAGTTGTTTCCCCAGCTCTGCCTTCAGACCGTTTGGCTTCTAAAAGTTCAGCTGTGGACAGTCAATCAGCAGTATCAGTCAGCTCAGTTTCCAGATCTGCTTTATTGACTACTTTGGCTGAAGCAAAGGATGCTGACATGTGCCTCCAGCAGACTGAAAACATCTCCCAGAAAACGGAGAACCCTCCAAAACCAGAACCTGCCGAGGTCCCACGAACTCCAAGTCGCAGAGGGCGTTCAAAACCCAGGATATCAAGGCGTAGCAGGCGAGGAAGCACAGGCAGGAAAGGGGAACTAGCAGACGGCAACAACTCTGAACCTGAGCCAGTGCCTGTTTCTGCTGACGTAAAACAAAGCACGGTCACAACAGAAACCACTTTGGAAAAACCTACAAAAGTACTGGTGGAAGCACTTTGCATCCCTAAGAGTGAGACTGACAACCTGGCGAGACTAGAACAGTGCAAACCCGATGAAATGAAAATCACCGCGGCAAATAAGGAGTCAGTGACCGAAGCTATTTCACCTCAGGATCCACAGCATTCTTTGTGTAATGAAGATAACAAGAGTGCTCCATATTTCAAATTAAAACAACACTATGACCACACGCCCGAGGCTCAACCTAAGCAGAGCATGCCAAGAGTAGCCATTAATGCACTCCCAGCCACCACTACTGCAAAGATTTCAGTAACTTCGGCCCCTATTTTGGGAACTACACACGTTAGTTCTGGGGCTGTGCCAGATTGGATATCAAGGCATGAAGGATCCCGTTCTTGTTCCACGCCCCCTCCTGCTGCTCCTCCTCCAGATACCAAAGCCTCTGATCTTGACACAAACTCCAGCACATTGCGGAAAATTCTCATGGAGCCGAAATACGTGTCAGCCACTGGAGCCCCGACAACGTTTGTAACTACGGCTATAAATGAACCGTTGACTTCGGTTCGGACCGAAGAAGCTTTTCCTTCAGCAGAGAGCAACAAACTGGTCTTGGATGAGAAACCTACACTTCCACCGAGCACTACTGCAGGGCAACAATTGACAGAGGTACTGACCTTTAATGAGAAAGAAAAACATGTTGGTTCTTTGATCTCACCGAAAGTTACTTCTGTGATCAGCAGAATGCCGCCAAGTATAGATCATGAGGAAATGGCTAAAGTTTCAATGAATAGTCGCGGGCCCGTTAACCTTCCATCTCAGTCACCCAGCCTCCCAAATATGACGCTGACCAAACAGAAATATAGATCGAGCTTGACTGAAAACAGCCGGTATAAACTCGGAACATTCATTGCAGAAGAGTCTAGGCCGGTGGAAAATATGCCGCTAAATCAGGGATCAAGTCCAGGACTGAGAGTAAATACATCTGAAGGAGTTGTGGTACTGAGTTACTCGGGCCAGAAGACCGAAGGTCCTCAGCGAATAAGTGCTCCCATCAGCCAGATTCCACCTGCTAGTGCAGTGGACATAGAGTTTCAGCAATCTGTGTCCAAGTCACAAGCAAAACAGGAACCAGTTTCACAATCACAGCCCGTGACTAAAGTGTCGCAGACTCCAACCGGCTACAGCAATGTGATTGGCACTCATTCCTCAAGCATACTCACAGGACATGGTGGCGCTCCGCCTTATAACACATCACCTGTGATTTCGAGCATAAAACAGGAGCATCAGATCCTCGAAAAATCTGAATCTTCCCTCTATTCTCAGCCAGCAGCAGTGAAGATTGTCTACAATCTTCTGCCAAACATTATAACTGCTAACAAAAAAGGTGGAGAACCAGTAGTTCCGAAGATCGAACCtgtcaaagtaactcagcagtcgaCACTGAGCCCGGGGATCAGCCCTCACCATGCTGCTCTGCCGTGTAAGATGCAGTCGGACTCTAACCACATCAGCTCTGGGCGTGGAACCCCCACCGAAAGGGCTTTGTCTCTGCCAGTTTCCATTAAACAGgaaccccactccccacacacatcagTTCACTCTCCTTCCTCCTTTCCCAAAGTATGTCAGCCAAGTAGCACATCATCTGTTTCCCAGTCGATAAACGCCAACATGGTTATGAATGCTGGCCTGTCCATGGCACAGTTTGTTCCTAATGTCCACCTGCCAGAGAAGTCGGTCATTATGCCTCCTCACAGTGTGTCGCAGACTCAGGTCGTCCCCTTAGGACACCATTCTCAGGGTGAAGTCAGAATGAATGCCCCTTCAGTACCAGGCATCCCGTATGGCATACGGCCTGAGGCTCATCACGCCTCCACTCGAGCTGTCCTCCAGTCTCAGATGGAACTCCGTTCACAGCGCTCCAGCACACCCCAGTCAACGGTTATCAGGGACTTGTGCATGCCTCAGATCTCCAATCAGCATCAAGCAGACGAAGAGTTGCTCCATTATCATGGCATTAGAAGAGGCTCTGCTCCCCTGCAGCCTGATGTCCTGGTGATGCAGCCAGACTACAGAATGCATCCTGGAAGTTTAAGATTGGACCAATACAATGTTCCCCAGGAGATGCTGTTGCGAGACGTGCGGATGATGTACCCACCTCTCACAGCGGTTGGTGATGTCCACAATGAATCCAGACAAGCCAGGACCCCAGAAGGATCGGTGAAAACCCCTCCTGCCAGTAAAACCCCTCAGCCAGCTAAAGAAGCCCCAAAACCATCTGAGGTGAAAATGGCAAAGTCGCCGCACAGCGAAGCTCGATTGATCAATGTTCCCCCTGGATTGCCCATGTCTCAGTCTGTAATGGTCTCCCATGGTGTTCAACTTATGCACCAGGTCCCCAGTTCCTTCCACGACTACCCGCGGGTATATCAAGATCTTCGCAACTTCCACCCTTCTCACCTTGGTGGAATAAACCCGCAGTTTGGTGGAATAAACATGCCATCGCGCAGTATAACTCCTCAG GGTATCTCGGAAGGGGAACATGTGCACCCGGGAGTGAGGAGTAAAACTCCACAAATATCCCAAGAGAGCAGACTGTCGGGGCAGGTGGAACTGCACTCACCGCACATGCAGCATCTACAGAGGGAGCGTGTTCAACCAGAAGCTAATCCAACCTCCTATCCCTCTCCCACTGGGGTGTCTATGCCAATCAAACATGAACTGTCCTCCCCTCACCAAACACTAACCCCAAAGCAGCCGTCGTTTATCTCCACGCAATCCTCAGCACCAGGAGCAGCCCCGTCGCCCGTGATATCCAGGACAGACCATCAGACCATGGCAAAGTCAGAACCACAGGCATCGGCAGGCTCACAGAGACCCGTGGACATGGTGCAGCTTCTAACT AAATACCCGATAGTGTGGCAGGGTCTGCTAGCTCTGAAGAACGACACGGCTGCAGTGCAactccattttgtgtctggcAACAACGTGCTGGCCCACCGCTCGCTTCCCGCGTCTGAAGGCGGACCTCCTCTCAGAATTGCTCAGCGCATGCGGCTGGAGGCAACGCAGCTGGAAGGTGTGGCACGCAGAATGACG GTGGAAACCGATTACTGTTTGTTGTTGGCATTACCTTGTGGACGTGATCAGGAGGATGTAGTGAGTCAGACAGAGTCACTGAAGGCTGGGTTTATCAGCTATCTACAGCTCAAACAAGCTGCTGGAATCATCAATGTTCCAAATCCTGGCTCCAATCAG CCTGCTTACGTTCTTCAAATATTCCCACCCTGTGAATTCTCTGAGAGTCATCTATCCCGCCTAGCCCCAGACTTGCTTGCcagcatctccaacatctccccccATTTGATGATCGTCATCGCTTCAGTGTGA